The DNA sequence AGACCACAGCTAACCCTCTGCAGCGGGCCTATACCCCACAGCGTGAGGTCGTATACATCACAATTCCACTTTGAATAACGGGTATCAAGAAACAAATGCCCCTACGACGCACTAATGCATCGTCGCTCAATCTCCATCCGCCGGCTTACACGCACGAAAGCCGAAAGAGCGCACTCCGGCTGAACGCATCGCGCCGGTCTGGCCGTTGATCTTTGAAGCCTGGTCGCTCCAGCAGCACCCTGCACAGACCTCCCCCTTTGATGCCCGCTCCTGACTGCCGTGAGCATATTGTCCGCCTTTCGAGGCCGGCAGAGAATATCGGATCCAGAACAAGCACGCGTGGGCGACCGCAAGATCTGGCTGACGTAGCTCGGCTTGAAAAGCTTTGCCCGAAGGGTTGGTGTAATGGTTAACCATCCGGCTTGCGAGCTACTACAAGCAGACCGGTGCCCGTCCGATTTTCCCGGGCCAGATCCAACGCATGCAGCACCAGCCCCACAGGCAATACGACCAGGTAATACAGAGGAAGCAGTGGGTAAGCCAGCCTGCTTCGGTTGAGCACCAGCATGGGATATTTGATGAGCAATCGCCAGGCCAGCGATCCCAAGGGGCCGTAGCTGTAGTGGCTTTCGACGGGTTGCAGGCCGGCCGCCTGCAGCCGCGCCTCCAGTTGCTCCCGGCTGTACCCCTCGCGCACGTGTTCTTCGATAAAGCTCTGTTGGCCGGGAGTTCGCACATCGGAGCCGCCCTGATCCGAAGGCGTGTTGATCACTACATAGCCTCCGGGGCACAACACGCGTGCGAAGTTACGGAGCACGGCCAGGTCGTCTTCGATATGCTCCAGGACATCCACCGCCAGGATCAGGTCAAACGGCCCTTCCGTCTGTAGACAGGTCAGGTCGTCCTGTACAAAACGCACACGGTCGGCCACCGGCGTCTGCGCCACGAAGCGCTGAGCCTGCTCCAGATAGTCAGCCTTGAGATCGACACCGACCACCTCGGCCTGCGGATACCGTCGGGCGATGTAGTAGGCGTACTGGCCAAAACCTGTCCCTGCATCCAGTACGCGTACCTGCCGGTTCCCCGACCATCCGGCAAAAATGCGACGCAGCGCACGCCGTACATACCAACTGCGCAGAAAAACCAGATGCAGGAGGGCAAAAAATAGCCGCTGCAAAAGCGGATGACGTCCGAAAATCCGTCCCAGCTGATCTTTGACCGGATCGTAGCGCATCAGTCGGACAGCATCTGTTCCAATGTCTCACACAGCGGCGCCCAGCTATAACGTACGCGCAGGAGGCGTACGCCTTCCGTCAGGCGCTCCGCCCAGCCCTCTCGAAAGAACCGCACGATGGCTTCGGCCAGCGCTGCGGTGTTGCCTGGCGGCACCACAAAGCCGGCCACCTCATGGGGAACCACTTCTGGAAGCCCTCCCACAGCCGTTACGACCACGGGTCGTTCAAAATGAAAGGCCATAGGCACAACACCGCTCTGCGTAGCCGAAAGATAGGGTTGCACGATCAGATCTGCTGCAGAGAAGTACCAGGCAACCTCCGATTCAGGAATGTAGCGATCGTGCAACTGCACACACGACGACAGATCCAGCGCCCGGATGCGTGCCCGATAGCGATCCGCCGGTTCGTAGAATTCGCCCGCCACCAGGAGCTGCACATCCGGCAGCGCCATCCGAACCAGCGGCATCGCTTCCAGCAGCACGTCCAGCCCTTTATAGCGTCGCACAAACCCGAAGAATAGCAGCACCGGAGCCTCGGACGGCAGCCCCAGCCGCTGGCGGGCTACTGCACGAGGGCGCACAGGACCATAGCGAAAATCAACAGGATGCACCAGCTGCGCATCTACCGTTAGTCCCAGCTTTGTGAGCTGATGGGCTACAGTCTCCGACAGCACGATGCGCGCACGGCACCGGCGTAGAAACCAGCGGCTGAGCGTAGCATCAAGCAGGTGGCGCTCATGGGGCAGCGCATTGTGCACCAGGGCCACCGTGGGAATGTCTCCTCGATGCAATTGGCCGGCCATCACCCCATAAGCCAACGCAAAAAAAGGCATCCAGTATTGAAACACGACCAGATCCGGCCGCTCTCGCTGTACTACACGAGCTGCCTGAATCCAGGTCCAGGGTTGAAGCGGATCCAACACATAGGCAACCGACATGGCCGACACGGCAGGCTCCGGCTCGGTCTGCTGCCGTCCCGGAAAAAGCCATCGAGGATACTGCCGCCGGAAACTCAATGCCGTTACCTGATGGCCACGCGCCTTCAACGCCTGCCCCAGGGCTTCGGTGAAATGCGCAATTCCTCCACGATAGGGAGCCACCGGACCGACCAGTACAAGACGGGCCATGATCGTCAGACGGTTCGCACGAGCTCCGGCGGACGTTCTTCAACTACCTGATAAGTAGGAGTCCGCTCCATACGCTCGCGAATGATGAGTTCCCCGAGCAGTCCTATAGTGAACATCTGTACCCCGACCAGAATCATCAGCACCCCCAGCAATAGCAGAGGCCGGTTCGTAAGGGGCCGATGCCAGAGCAGTTTTTCAAGAGAGAGCCACAGGCTGATGCCAAAACCTGCCAGAAACGCCAGCACACCAAATGTTCCGAAAAAGTGCATGGGCCGCGACATAAAACGGGTCAGGAAAAGCACGGTGATCAGGTCCAGAAATCCCCGAACAAAGCGTTCCAGCCCAAACTTCGTGCGGCCGTACTTCCGAGGTCGATGGCGCACGGGCTTTTCAGTAATCCGTGTAAATCCCTCCCAGTAAGCCAGCAGCGGAATGTAGCGGTGCAGCTCACCGTAGACACGTACGGTCTTCACCACTTCGCGTCGGTAGGCTTTCAGCCCGCAGTTAAAGTCGTGAAGCGGAATCCCTGAAAGCTTTCGGGTGACAAAGTTAAAAAAGCGGCTGGGAATGGTTTTACTGGGGGGATCCTGCCGCTGCTTTTTCCAGCCACTGACCAGGTCGTAGCCTGCCTCCAGCAGGTTGATCAGCGCCGGAATTTCAGCGGGGTCGTCCTGCAGATCGGCGTCGAGCGTAACCACATAACGCCCCTTCGCCCGTTCGAAGCCCACAGCCAGGGCCGCACTTTTGCCATAGTTGCGACGCAGGCGCACCCCTGCGAAACGGGGATCCTCGGCGTGCAGGCGTTTGATAACCGTCCAGGAGTCGTCCTGCGAACCGTCATCCACGAACCACACCTCAAAGTGGTAGCCGTGCGCTTCGCAGACGGTACGGATCTCCTGGGCCAGCTCCGGGAGTGAAGCGGCCTCGTCATAGACGGGCACCACAATGCTCAGCTCGGGCGTCATGGAAGCAGCCCGGCACCTCAGACATCAAGCGTCGCGTAGCGGGCATTCCGCTCAATAAACTTCCGGCGAGGCTCTACGGCATCGCCCATAAGAATCGAGAAAATCCGGTCGGCCGCTGCCGCATCCTCAATGGTCACCTGCTGCAGGATGCGCGTCTCCGGGTTCATGGTCGTCTCCCAGAGCTGCTCTGGATTCATCTCGCCGAGTCCTTTGTAACGTTGAATAGCCGCACGCTGAGGCTGGCCATCTGTCATTTCTTCCACGAGCTGGCGCAGCTCCTCGTCGCTCCAGGCATACCGTACGGTCTTTCCAACCTTCACGCGATACAGCGGCGGCAACGCAATGTAAATGTAGCCGCCTTCGACCAAGGGCCGGAGTTGGCGGTAAAAGAACGTCAGCAACAGCGTGCGGATGTGGGCACCATCCACATCCGCATCTGTCATGATGATAATACGGTGATAACGGAGCTTACTCAGGTCAAAGTTCTCTTCAATCGTGGTCAGCCCGGTACCCAGCGCCGTGACAATGTTCCGAATCTCCTCGTTTTCCAAGATTTTATCGAGTCGAGCTTTCTCAACGTTCAGAATCTTTCCACGCAGTGGCAAGATAGCCTGGAACGCTCGATCGCGGGCCTGCTTGGCACTACCTCCGGCCGAATCACCTTCCACCAGAAACAGCTCGCATTTTGATGGATCGCGCGACGCACAATCGGCCAGCTTACCGGGCAGACTGGAACCGTTAAGCGCGTTTTTACGCTGCACCAGCTCCCGGGCTTTGCGAGCGGCTACGCGGGCTTGTGCCGCTAAAATCACTTTTTCCAGAATACGCCGGGCCTCCCGAGGATGGTCTTCCAGCCATCGGCTCAGGTGCTCTGAAACGATTCCCGCCACAATCCCCTGTACCTCTGAATTGCCCAGCTTTGTTTTGGTCTGACCTTCAAACTGGGGCTCCGGCACTTTGACAGAGAGAACAGCGGTCAGCCCTTCGCGGAAGTCCTCGCCAGACAGTTCACCTTTGAAGTTTTTCAGCAGGTGGTTCTTTTCCGCATAGACCTTGAGCGTACGCGTGAGCGCCGTCCGAAATCCGGCCACATGCGTCCCGCCTTCGTGCGTATTGATGTTGTTCACAAACGAAAGCACATTCTCCGCGTAGCCATCGTTGTACCGCAGCGCTACCTCCACGACCACATGATCAGCCTCGCCGGCAATGTAGATAACCTCGTCGTGAATGGGTGTACGCGTCTCATCAAGATACTGGACAAACTCGACCAATCCGCCCTCAAAGTAGTACTCCTCATACCGAAGCGCCTCATCCTCCTCGCGTCGGTCTTCGATGGAGATACGCACGCCGCGATTCAGGTAGGCCAGCTCTCGCAGTCGTTCGGCCAGCGTATCAAACCGAAACTCGACCGTCTTGAAGATGGTCGGATCTGGCCAGAACTGCACGATTGTGCCTGTCTCTTCCTCCTGCTGCATCGGACGTACGCGCTCAACAGGCGAAGTCGGCTTGCCATAGGCGTAGCTCTGGCGCCAGACGTATCCGTCGCGGCGTACCGTCGCGACCAGCTTGCGCGAAAGCGCATTTACACAGGAAACACCCACGCCATGCAGCCCGCCCGAAACTTTGTACGTGCTTTTGTCGAACTTACCACCCGCATGCAGCGTGGTCATCACCACCTCAAGCGCCGACCGTTTTTCGGTCGGATGCTCATCGACCGGAATCCCACGGCCGTTATCTTCGACCGTGATCGAGCCATCCTCATTGATCGTGACGGCAATGCGGTCGCAGTAGCCCGCCATCGCCTCATCGATCGCATTATCAACTACTTCATAGACCAGGTGATGCAGGCCACGAATGCCTACATCCCCGATGTACATGGCGGGCCGCTTGCGAACC is a window from the Rhodothermus sp. genome containing:
- a CDS encoding class I SAM-dependent methyltransferase, producing the protein MRYDPVKDQLGRIFGRHPLLQRLFFALLHLVFLRSWYVRRALRRIFAGWSGNRQVRVLDAGTGFGQYAYYIARRYPQAEVVGVDLKADYLEQAQRFVAQTPVADRVRFVQDDLTCLQTEGPFDLILAVDVLEHIEDDLAVLRNFARVLCPGGYVVINTPSDQGGSDVRTPGQQSFIEEHVREGYSREQLEARLQAAGLQPVESHYSYGPLGSLAWRLLIKYPMLVLNRSRLAYPLLPLYYLVVLPVGLVLHALDLARENRTGTGLLVVARKPDG
- a CDS encoding glycosyltransferase — protein: MARLVLVGPVAPYRGGIAHFTEALGQALKARGHQVTALSFRRQYPRWLFPGRQQTEPEPAVSAMSVAYVLDPLQPWTWIQAARVVQRERPDLVVFQYWMPFFALAYGVMAGQLHRGDIPTVALVHNALPHERHLLDATLSRWFLRRCRARIVLSETVAHQLTKLGLTVDAQLVHPVDFRYGPVRPRAVARQRLGLPSEAPVLLFFGFVRRYKGLDVLLEAMPLVRMALPDVQLLVAGEFYEPADRYRARIRALDLSSCVQLHDRYIPESEVAWYFSAADLIVQPYLSATQSGVVPMAFHFERPVVVTAVGGLPEVVPHEVAGFVVPPGNTAALAEAIVRFFREGWAERLTEGVRLLRVRYSWAPLCETLEQMLSD
- a CDS encoding glycosyltransferase family 2 protein, which codes for MTPELSIVVPVYDEAASLPELAQEIRTVCEAHGYHFEVWFVDDGSQDDSWTVIKRLHAEDPRFAGVRLRRNYGKSAALAVGFERAKGRYVVTLDADLQDDPAEIPALINLLEAGYDLVSGWKKQRQDPPSKTIPSRFFNFVTRKLSGIPLHDFNCGLKAYRREVVKTVRVYGELHRYIPLLAYWEGFTRITEKPVRHRPRKYGRTKFGLERFVRGFLDLITVLFLTRFMSRPMHFFGTFGVLAFLAGFGISLWLSLEKLLWHRPLTNRPLLLLGVLMILVGVQMFTIGLLGELIIRERMERTPTYQVVEERPPELVRTV
- the gyrB gene encoding DNA topoisomerase (ATP-hydrolyzing) subunit B, which gives rise to MHTRPAEASNYVASNIQILEGLEAVRKRPAMYIGDVGIRGLHHLVYEVVDNAIDEAMAGYCDRIAVTINEDGSITVEDNGRGIPVDEHPTEKRSALEVVMTTLHAGGKFDKSTYKVSGGLHGVGVSCVNALSRKLVATVRRDGYVWRQSYAYGKPTSPVERVRPMQQEEETGTIVQFWPDPTIFKTVEFRFDTLAERLRELAYLNRGVRISIEDRREEDEALRYEEYYFEGGLVEFVQYLDETRTPIHDEVIYIAGEADHVVVEVALRYNDGYAENVLSFVNNINTHEGGTHVAGFRTALTRTLKVYAEKNHLLKNFKGELSGEDFREGLTAVLSVKVPEPQFEGQTKTKLGNSEVQGIVAGIVSEHLSRWLEDHPREARRILEKVILAAQARVAARKARELVQRKNALNGSSLPGKLADCASRDPSKCELFLVEGDSAGGSAKQARDRAFQAILPLRGKILNVEKARLDKILENEEIRNIVTALGTGLTTIEENFDLSKLRYHRIIIMTDADVDGAHIRTLLLTFFYRQLRPLVEGGYIYIALPPLYRVKVGKTVRYAWSDEELRQLVEEMTDGQPQRAAIQRYKGLGEMNPEQLWETTMNPETRILQQVTIEDAAAADRIFSILMGDAVEPRRKFIERNARYATLDV